Proteins from one Hyperolius riggenbachi isolate aHypRig1 chromosome 2, aHypRig1.pri, whole genome shotgun sequence genomic window:
- the NHLH2 gene encoding helix-loop-helix protein 2, translating to MMLSPEMLDSDQPSAQSESDSAVSELKGGSVSEAEGGGRRTPCLPPQLSREEKRRRRRATAKYRCAHATRERIRVEAFNVAFAELRRLLPTLPPDKKLSKIEILRLAICYISYLNHVLDV from the coding sequence ATGATGCTCAGCCCAGAGATGTTGGATTCCGACCAACCATCGGCACAATCTGAATCTGACTCGGCCGTCAGCGAGCTGAAGGGAGGCAGCGTATCCGAGGCTGAGGGAGGAGGCCGCAGGACCCCGTGTCTACCCCCGCAGCTGAGCCGTGAAGAGAAGCGGCGAAGGAGGCGCGCCACAGCAAAGTATCGCTGCGCCCATGCCACCAGAGAGCGAATCCGCGTGGAGGCCTTCAATGTGGCCTTCGCTGAGCTCCGGAGGCTCCTGCCGACTCTCCCGCCAGACAAGAAACTCTCCAAGATCGAGATCCTGCGTCTGGCCATTTGCTACATCTCCTACCTCAACCACGTTCTGGACGTGTAA